A region of Vigna radiata var. radiata cultivar VC1973A chromosome 10, Vradiata_ver6, whole genome shotgun sequence DNA encodes the following proteins:
- the LOC106775217 gene encoding uncharacterized protein LOC106775217 — protein MGCCVSTDRSYSSPSSKPCEPPLRSTVIGSENRALPPEEETVKEVLSETPKWKPKFDAEKSTETEVKNEKEKLFIKPEEISEVSEVCSVSESVSTLADEESRQRVNGSPAKVRKARSFSGELGARRERTAGKSPARRAEQSPGRRNAGSVRVIQMGNGVSGNQPRRRDAGENSGRRSRSPATRIDSGAARSIVGRSPSARRTNQSPARVRAAAAESAGRKLENSNMEGKWPSSANESLENPLVSLECFIFL, from the coding sequence ATGGGTTGCTGTGTCAGTACCGACAGATCTTATTCTTCACCCTCAAGCAAACCTTGTGAGCCACCACTAAGATCTACTGTTATAGGTTCAGAAAACAGAGCACTGCCACCGGAGGAAGAGACTGTGAAGGAAGTGTTGTCAGAAACACCCAAATGGAAGCCCAAATTCGATGCGGAGAAGTCCACAGAGACAGAAGTTAAGAACGAGAAGGAGAAGTTATTCATCAAGCCCGAAGAGATCTCTGAGGTTTCTGAAGTTTGCAGTGTGAGCGAGAGCGTGTCCACGCTCGCCGACGAAGAGTCGCGTCAGAGGGTAAACGGATCTCCAGCAAAGGTTCGTAAAGCGCGCTCCTTTTCCGGCGAGCTAGGGGCCCGAAGGGAAAGAACGGCGGGGAAGTCCCCTGCAAGAAGGGCGGAGCAGTCGCCGGGGAGAAGAAATGCTGGGTCGGTGAGAGTTATTCAAATGGGCAATGGAGTAAGTGGGAACCAGCCTCGCCGACGAGACGCCGGCGAGAATTCCGGCCGTCGATCCAGGTCACCGGCTACCCGCATCGACAGCGGGGCAGCTAGATCCATCGTGGGTCGTAGTCCGTCGGCAAGGAGAACAAATCAATCACCCGCACGGGTGAGAGCGGCGGCGGCGGAGAGCGCTGGCCGGAAACTGGAGAATTCGAACATGGAGGGTAAGTGGCCTTCTTCGGCTAACGAATCGCTAGAAAACCCACTTGTGTCGTTGGAGTGCTTCATATTTCTGTAG
- the LOC106775443 gene encoding uncharacterized protein LOC106775443: MVREHNSSSSGWPPIGAPLNMQRDEYDQHWSSSFDSSVNAVSFGFVATAILISMFLVMAIFERFLKPTSPPLLPSGDWNRRRSSQMAFNGKISHPSPKMSLYASWVSVLMPGDETPSFIAHPAPAPCCPERISWPPHQHSSVPYSTYTTMHNINQV; the protein is encoded by the exons atggTGAGAGAGCACAATAGCAGTAGCAGTGGATGGCCACCAATAGGGGCACCACTGAACATGCAGAGAGATGAATATGATCAGCATTGGAGCAGCAGCTTCGACAGTTCAGTAAATGCTGTTTCTTTTGGCTTTGTTGCCACTGCCATTCTCATTTCTATGTTCTTAGTCATGGCCATCTTTGAAAGGTTTCTCAAACCCACCTCGCCGCCCCTGTTGCCGTCAGGCGACTGGAACCGTCGCCGGAGCTCTCAGATGGCCTTCAATGGGAAGATTTCCCACCCTTCACCGAAA ATGAGTTTGTATGCAAGCTGGGTTTCGGTTTTAATGCCTGGAGATGAGACTCCTTCTTTCATCGCTCATCCTGCACCTGCACCCTGTTGCCCTGAACGGATATCATGGCCTCCCCATCAACATAGCTCAGTACCTTATTCCACTTACACCACCATGCATAACATCAACCAAGTATAA
- the LOC106776252 gene encoding glucose-induced degradation protein 8 homolog isoform X1 — translation MSLFWLVIRQLAEIEAMAAKKVITREEWEKKLNDVKIRKEDMNKLVMNFLVTEGYVEAAEKFRMESGTEPDIDLATITDRMAVKKAVQSGNVEDAIEKVNDLNPEILDTNPQLFFHLQQQRLIELIRNGKVEEALEFAQEELAPRGEENQSFLEELERTVALLAFEDVSNCPVGDLLDISQRLKTASEVNAAILTSQSHEKDPKLPSLLKMLQWAQNQLDEKAAYPRINDLSTAILEDSAV, via the exons ATGTCATTGTTCTGGCTTGTGATTCGTCAACTAGCAGAAATCGAGGCAATG GCTGCGAAGAAAGTCATAACAAGAGAAGAATGGGAGAAAAAACTTAATGATGTGAAGATTAGAAAGGAAGACATGAATAAATTGGTAATGAATTTCCTCGTTACAGAAGGCTACGTTGAAGCTGCTGAGAAATTTCGAATGGAGTCTGGAACTGAAC CAGATATAGATCTTGCAACAATAACGGATCGCATGGCTGTTAAGAAGGCAGTACAAAGTGGTAACGTCGAGGATGCAATTGAGAAAGTGAATGATTTAAATCCAGAG ATACTGGACACAAATCCCCAATTATTTTTCCATCTTCAACAGCAGCGATTGATAGAACTAATTCGGAATGGAAAAGTAGAAGAGGCACTAGAGTTTGCCCAAGAGGAGCTTGCACCAAGGGGAGAGGAAAAT CAAAGCTTTTTGGAAGAGTTGGAGAGGACTGTTGCACTGCTGGCCTTTGAAGATGTTTCTAACTGTCCTGTTGGGGACTTGCTTGACATATCACAGCGTTTAAAGACAGCAAGTGAGGTGAATGCAGCCATACTTACTAGTCAAAGTCATGAAAAAG ACCCAAAACTTCCGAGCTTGCTGAAGATGCTGCAATGGGCCCAAAACCAGCTGGATGAGAAAGCTGCATATCCACGTATAAATGATTTATCCACCGCCATATTAGAAGATTCTGCTGTTTGA
- the LOC106776252 gene encoding glucose-induced degradation protein 8 homolog isoform X4 codes for MESGTEHIDLATITDRMAVKKAVQSGNVEDAIEKVNDLNPEILDTNPQLFFHLQQQRLIELIRNGKVEEALEFAQEELAPRGEENQSFLEELERTVALLAFEDVSNCPVGDLLDISQRLKTASEVNAAILTSQSHEKDPKLPSLLKMLQWAQNQLDEKAAYPRINDLSTAILEDSAV; via the exons ATGGAGTCTGGAACTGAAC ATATAGATCTTGCAACAATAACGGATCGCATGGCTGTTAAGAAGGCAGTACAAAGTGGTAACGTCGAGGATGCAATTGAGAAAGTGAATGATTTAAATCCAGAG ATACTGGACACAAATCCCCAATTATTTTTCCATCTTCAACAGCAGCGATTGATAGAACTAATTCGGAATGGAAAAGTAGAAGAGGCACTAGAGTTTGCCCAAGAGGAGCTTGCACCAAGGGGAGAGGAAAAT CAAAGCTTTTTGGAAGAGTTGGAGAGGACTGTTGCACTGCTGGCCTTTGAAGATGTTTCTAACTGTCCTGTTGGGGACTTGCTTGACATATCACAGCGTTTAAAGACAGCAAGTGAGGTGAATGCAGCCATACTTACTAGTCAAAGTCATGAAAAAG ACCCAAAACTTCCGAGCTTGCTGAAGATGCTGCAATGGGCCCAAAACCAGCTGGATGAGAAAGCTGCATATCCACGTATAAATGATTTATCCACCGCCATATTAGAAGATTCTGCTGTTTGA
- the LOC106775639 gene encoding influenza virus NS1A-binding protein homolog A, translating into MGSLPSPPRPTALPSPENLLSNHVVVAVFCPREPTPGVSLPNSIELYYPSMNTWTCVGPIPGLVDDQILKGFAIVSLGDSIYIIGGQICHKEMVHVSDDCADYVDEGIKVVPNVLRYNIRTNQWFICAPLGVPRYDFACTVCDNKIYVAGGKSTVGCARGISSAEVYEPDGDTWSPLPNLHILRNKCIGVTWQGKVYIVGGFAEREDSDKTMPSIVERSSAEVYDTEAGRWELIAGMWQLDVPPNQIVAVNGTLFSSGDCLNSWKGHIEAYDGKLWNEVDGSHKRNLCTLQDNYDNFPSNDQRLYLTMAPIGSCLFFLTGYRTAGEIPRTMSLVHIFDTSAHTHAWRSFEPMELDGQKELCGHCCVVQLS; encoded by the coding sequence ATGGGTTCACTCCCTTCCCCACCAAGACCAACAGCCCTACCATCCCCAGAAAATCTTCTCTCCAATCATGTTGTGGTTGCTGTGTTTTGCCCTAGAGAACCAACCCCAGGTGTGAGTCTCCCTAATTCAATCGAGCTCTATTACCCCTCGATGAACACATGGACATGTGTTGGCCCTATTCCTGGCTTAGTTGACGACCAAATATTAAAGGGGTTCGCCATAGTCTCCTTAGGGGACTCTATCTACATAATTGGTGGCCAAATCTGTCACAAAGAAATGGTTCATGTATCTGATGACTGTGCTGACTACGTTGACGAGGGCATCAAAGTAGTACCAAATGTTCTCCGTTACAACATTAGAACCAACCAATGGTTCATTTGTGCACCACTGGGAGTGCCAAGATATGATTTTGCGTGCACAGTTTGTGACAACAAAATCTACGTGGCAGGGGGGAAGTCCACAGTGGGATGTGCACGGGGGATATCATCGGCCGAGGTGTACGAACCGGATGGTGACACGTGGAGCCCTCTGCCAAATTTGCATATTTTAAGGAACAAGTGCATTGGCGTGACGTGGCAAGGGAAGGTTTACATAGTGGGGGGTTTTGCCGAGAGAGAGGACTCGGACAAGACAATGCCTAGCATAGTGGAAAGAAGTTCTGCTGAGGTGTATGACACGGAAGCAGGGAGGTGGGAGCTGATAGCGGGGATGTGGCAATTGGATGTGCCACCTAATCAGATTGTGGCAGTGAATGGTACCCTTTTCAGTTCAGGGGATTGTTTGAATTCATGGAAGGGACACATTGAGGCCTATGATGGGAAACTATGGAATGAGGTTGATGGATCACACAAGAGAAACCTCTGCACATTACAGGACAACTATGACAATTTCCCTTCTAACGATCAAAGATTGTACCTAACTATGGCACCCATCGGAAGTTGTTTGTTCTTTTTGACAGGTTACAGAACAGCTGGGGAAATACCAAGAACCATGTCTCTTGTTCACATCTTTGACACTTCGGCTCACACCCATGCTTGGAGGAGCTTTGAACCCATGGAATTGGATGGCCAGAAAGAGCTCTGTGGCCATTGCTGTGTTGTGCAACTCTCTTGA
- the LOC106776252 gene encoding glucose-induced degradation protein 8 homolog isoform X2 encodes MSLFWLVIRQLAEIEAMAAKKVITREEWEKKLNDVKIRKEDMNKLVMNFLVTEGYVEAAEKFRMESGTEHIDLATITDRMAVKKAVQSGNVEDAIEKVNDLNPEILDTNPQLFFHLQQQRLIELIRNGKVEEALEFAQEELAPRGEENQSFLEELERTVALLAFEDVSNCPVGDLLDISQRLKTASEVNAAILTSQSHEKDPKLPSLLKMLQWAQNQLDEKAAYPRINDLSTAILEDSAV; translated from the exons ATGTCATTGTTCTGGCTTGTGATTCGTCAACTAGCAGAAATCGAGGCAATG GCTGCGAAGAAAGTCATAACAAGAGAAGAATGGGAGAAAAAACTTAATGATGTGAAGATTAGAAAGGAAGACATGAATAAATTGGTAATGAATTTCCTCGTTACAGAAGGCTACGTTGAAGCTGCTGAGAAATTTCGAATGGAGTCTGGAACTGAAC ATATAGATCTTGCAACAATAACGGATCGCATGGCTGTTAAGAAGGCAGTACAAAGTGGTAACGTCGAGGATGCAATTGAGAAAGTGAATGATTTAAATCCAGAG ATACTGGACACAAATCCCCAATTATTTTTCCATCTTCAACAGCAGCGATTGATAGAACTAATTCGGAATGGAAAAGTAGAAGAGGCACTAGAGTTTGCCCAAGAGGAGCTTGCACCAAGGGGAGAGGAAAAT CAAAGCTTTTTGGAAGAGTTGGAGAGGACTGTTGCACTGCTGGCCTTTGAAGATGTTTCTAACTGTCCTGTTGGGGACTTGCTTGACATATCACAGCGTTTAAAGACAGCAAGTGAGGTGAATGCAGCCATACTTACTAGTCAAAGTCATGAAAAAG ACCCAAAACTTCCGAGCTTGCTGAAGATGCTGCAATGGGCCCAAAACCAGCTGGATGAGAAAGCTGCATATCCACGTATAAATGATTTATCCACCGCCATATTAGAAGATTCTGCTGTTTGA
- the LOC106776252 gene encoding glucose-induced degradation protein 8 homolog isoform X3, translated as MESGTEPDIDLATITDRMAVKKAVQSGNVEDAIEKVNDLNPEILDTNPQLFFHLQQQRLIELIRNGKVEEALEFAQEELAPRGEENQSFLEELERTVALLAFEDVSNCPVGDLLDISQRLKTASEVNAAILTSQSHEKDPKLPSLLKMLQWAQNQLDEKAAYPRINDLSTAILEDSAV; from the exons ATGGAGTCTGGAACTGAAC CAGATATAGATCTTGCAACAATAACGGATCGCATGGCTGTTAAGAAGGCAGTACAAAGTGGTAACGTCGAGGATGCAATTGAGAAAGTGAATGATTTAAATCCAGAG ATACTGGACACAAATCCCCAATTATTTTTCCATCTTCAACAGCAGCGATTGATAGAACTAATTCGGAATGGAAAAGTAGAAGAGGCACTAGAGTTTGCCCAAGAGGAGCTTGCACCAAGGGGAGAGGAAAAT CAAAGCTTTTTGGAAGAGTTGGAGAGGACTGTTGCACTGCTGGCCTTTGAAGATGTTTCTAACTGTCCTGTTGGGGACTTGCTTGACATATCACAGCGTTTAAAGACAGCAAGTGAGGTGAATGCAGCCATACTTACTAGTCAAAGTCATGAAAAAG ACCCAAAACTTCCGAGCTTGCTGAAGATGCTGCAATGGGCCCAAAACCAGCTGGATGAGAAAGCTGCATATCCACGTATAAATGATTTATCCACCGCCATATTAGAAGATTCTGCTGTTTGA